A part of Prolixibacteraceae bacterium genomic DNA contains:
- a CDS encoding HlyD family secretion protein, translating into MKKKHILYPLLCICTIASAVYIYLIFQRIETDDAQIDAKITPIISRLDAFVDSVYITDHCNIKRGDTLIQLDTIPFILDIHEIEAQINGLRSKLQSDSVILLGKQMEYKIQTLRQNEISTEYWQIHDNFQRTEKMFSNNASTLDNYNESKAKDLIYDNKLKGQKLVTQKALIDLNDQKEQIRITKAQIKETLIKLRKAYLSLSYTTIVAPYAGKIYKVDIKKGQFIKQSQLITELTDNQNIWVTANFKETKVAYLQHGKHVSIEVDAYPDIKLNGYIDSYSPATGARFALFPKDNATGNFIKVVQRVPVKILFDKNQNFSNLIPGLNVNVRVID; encoded by the coding sequence ATGAAAAAAAAACATATACTTTATCCACTACTATGCATTTGTACAATCGCTTCTGCTGTTTACATATATCTCATATTCCAAAGAATCGAGACAGATGATGCACAAATAGATGCCAAAATAACTCCTATTATTTCACGCTTAGATGCCTTTGTTGATTCTGTCTATATCACCGACCACTGTAATATTAAACGAGGTGATACTCTTATTCAACTCGACACCATACCATTTATATTGGATATACATGAAATAGAGGCACAAATTAATGGACTTAGATCTAAATTACAATCAGACTCTGTCATCCTTTTGGGTAAGCAGATGGAGTACAAAATACAAACATTAAGACAGAACGAAATTTCAACTGAATATTGGCAGATACATGATAACTTTCAACGAACAGAAAAGATGTTCTCCAATAATGCCTCAACTCTAGACAATTATAACGAATCGAAAGCCAAGGACTTGATTTATGACAACAAGCTTAAAGGTCAGAAACTTGTAACCCAAAAAGCATTGATCGACCTCAATGATCAAAAAGAACAGATCAGAATTACCAAGGCTCAAATCAAAGAGACATTAATTAAACTAAGGAAAGCATACCTTAGCTTATCATATACAACAATCGTAGCTCCATACGCTGGAAAGATATACAAAGTAGACATTAAAAAAGGACAATTTATCAAGCAGTCTCAACTCATCACAGAGTTAACGGACAATCAAAACATCTGGGTTACAGCGAACTTTAAAGAAACAAAAGTAGCATATCTTCAACATGGTAAACATGTGAGCATCGAAGTTGATGCCTATCCCGACATAAAACTCAATGGGTATATTGACTCATATTCTCCTGCTACAGGTGCTCGTTTTGCTCTTTTTCCTAAGGATAATGCCACTGGGAACTTTATCAAAGTAGTACAACGCGTACCCGTAAAAATTCTATTTGATAAAAATCAGAACTTCTCCAATTTGATACCAGGATTGAATGTAAATGTAAGAGTTATCGACTAA
- a CDS encoding Crp/Fnr family transcriptional regulator has product MNNHLNNFKQYLITESPDVNNCWEELKTICQVNSYSPKETILTSEERCDFFYFLSSGTLRGFQYTDKGDEKTKFIFSRQLLFTNYESYENNEISSTNIVTVDESFVIKIPKEKYVDFLSRHPSFSLLMIQLLIRTISRILKRRSKLDLLKPYDRYLFVREHMPSVFNNVPQQFIASYLNMTPVSLSRMNKRYLESLKK; this is encoded by the coding sequence ATGAACAATCATCTTAATAATTTCAAACAATACCTTATAACAGAATCTCCTGATGTAAATAATTGCTGGGAGGAGTTAAAAACGATCTGCCAAGTAAATAGCTATAGTCCCAAAGAGACAATTCTTACTTCTGAAGAACGTTGTGATTTCTTCTATTTTCTCTCTTCAGGAACATTAAGAGGTTTTCAATATACAGACAAGGGTGATGAGAAAACAAAGTTCATATTCTCTAGACAACTCCTTTTTACAAACTACGAATCTTATGAAAATAATGAAATTTCATCAACGAATATAGTTACTGTGGATGAATCATTTGTAATAAAAATCCCTAAAGAGAAGTACGTTGATTTCCTATCTAGACATCCAAGCTTTTCACTATTAATGATTCAACTATTAATTCGGACAATATCTCGAATACTAAAAAGACGAAGCAAACTTGACCTATTAAAACCATATGATAGATATCTTTTTGTAAGAGAACATATGCCTAGTGTTTTTAATAATGTTCCACAACAATTTATTGCTTCTTACCTAAATATGACTCCTGTATCACTTAGCCGCATGAACAAACGTTATCTTGAATCACTGAAAAAATAA
- a CDS encoding HlyD family secretion protein has protein sequence MVKNIIKIALIILLLACGYLSAVKLWDHYMIKPWTRDARLRNNVIGIASYLNAKVDSVYVKENQFVHKGDTLFSVDKRDYINAYKEAQRTLAVLNEERNQAQSEYNRRIELPKGLVSKEEVDQKSFNLSIAKSKYSQQLTKVEKARIALSRIATLATVDGYITNISSFKGSYIKVGQQIMSLIDANGFYFYGYFMETQLANITPGDRAIIKLMAYPDQMIYGEVINVARGIADYSNTSSSGSLHKVDPTYEWARLAQRVPVLINITYVPPEVRLTSGLTATIEIENQNDK, from the coding sequence ATGGTGAAAAATATTATAAAAATTGCTTTAATCATTTTACTCCTAGCATGCGGGTATCTTTCTGCAGTAAAACTCTGGGATCACTATATGATTAAACCATGGACACGTGATGCAAGATTAAGAAACAATGTAATAGGTATAGCCTCTTACCTGAATGCTAAAGTAGACTCCGTTTATGTCAAAGAAAATCAGTTTGTACATAAAGGAGACACATTATTCTCCGTTGATAAACGCGACTATATTAACGCTTACAAAGAAGCCCAAAGAACGTTAGCCGTTTTAAACGAAGAGAGAAATCAGGCACAGTCTGAATATAACCGTAGGATAGAACTTCCCAAAGGCTTAGTTAGTAAAGAAGAAGTAGATCAAAAAAGCTTTAATCTATCCATTGCCAAAAGTAAATACAGTCAACAACTAACAAAGGTGGAGAAGGCTCGAATAGCACTCTCTCGTATCGCAACATTGGCCACCGTCGATGGTTACATTACGAATATATCCAGCTTCAAAGGGTCATATATTAAAGTTGGGCAACAAATTATGAGCTTAATCGATGCTAATGGCTTCTACTTCTATGGCTATTTTATGGAAACACAATTAGCCAATATAACACCAGGTGATCGTGCTATAATTAAGTTGATGGCTTACCCTGACCAAATGATTTATGGCGAAGTAATTAATGTTGCACGAGGAATTGCAGACTACAGTAACACTTCAAGTTCAGGATCTCTACATAAAGTAGATCCCACATATGAGTGGGCACGTCTAGCTCAACGTGTACCTGTACTAATAAACATCACCTATGTCCCACCAGAGGTAAGATTAACATCGGGATTAACAGCAACCATTGAAATTGAAAATCAAAATGACAAATAA
- a CDS encoding TolC family protein, producing the protein MVHSTKCRFIILLFLTIVGFRLTAKEKNSTYNLSLEQCIEILLNQNLTIKNQQISITQQQFEVQNGIANSRPQVGADISFTDHYQVGSMLLPGEEIPVSLGPNIQTLVTLHAEQSLFNKSSKTNIQLQRERVKLTSTELDQIKEDLIYKTCILFYAVCSTIEMQKVIDEQNKIQTSIMEETKIRILNGFSLETDLQQMQVELLDIKSKNSSLHVEKTNLLNQLKSILNININDTVTLNNKHSQEVLSLKHEQLTSELKSVIKIQQQKRVDSISILHIKAMRYPKISLFANYGAQNLSLDINGLTSSPYWSDIGSVGIKLTIPIYTSGKTRNQITQRKLEYEKHQVQQVISDVETAYSNAIAKFKASQTDILLAKQKKILSKQVLDVSYQKYKQGKIVVNDLLQSQEKLLENNVIYTQKEFELQTAKLEVLYYEGRITEITQL; encoded by the coding sequence ATGGTTCATAGCACAAAGTGCCGGTTTATTATTCTATTATTCCTTACGATTGTAGGGTTTAGATTAACGGCAAAAGAAAAAAATAGCACATACAATTTGTCATTAGAACAGTGTATTGAGATTCTTCTGAATCAAAATCTGACAATAAAGAATCAACAAATAAGCATAACTCAACAACAGTTCGAAGTTCAAAATGGAATTGCAAATTCTCGTCCTCAGGTAGGAGCTGATATCAGTTTTACTGATCACTATCAAGTTGGAAGCATGCTACTTCCAGGAGAAGAAATTCCTGTCAGTTTAGGGCCTAATATTCAGACTTTAGTAACACTACATGCAGAGCAGTCCTTGTTCAACAAATCATCAAAGACAAATATCCAGTTACAAAGAGAGAGAGTCAAACTTACCTCTACTGAATTAGATCAAATTAAAGAAGATCTAATTTATAAGACTTGTATCCTCTTCTATGCAGTTTGTTCAACCATAGAGATGCAAAAAGTTATTGACGAACAGAATAAAATTCAAACTAGCATTATGGAAGAGACGAAGATCCGGATTCTTAATGGCTTCTCTTTAGAAACCGATCTTCAGCAAATGCAAGTGGAGTTATTAGATATAAAATCGAAAAACAGCTCTTTACATGTCGAAAAAACAAACCTACTAAACCAGTTGAAATCCATACTCAATATCAACATCAATGATACAGTTACACTAAATAACAAACATTCTCAAGAAGTTTTATCACTAAAGCATGAGCAACTCACATCAGAATTAAAATCTGTAATAAAGATCCAACAACAAAAGAGAGTTGACTCAATATCTATTCTTCATATTAAAGCAATGAGATACCCCAAGATCTCTCTTTTTGCCAACTATGGTGCTCAAAATCTATCGCTAGACATAAATGGTTTAACATCCTCTCCCTACTGGTCTGATATAGGGTCTGTTGGTATTAAGTTAACGATCCCAATCTATACATCAGGAAAGACGAGGAATCAAATTACGCAAAGAAAACTAGAATACGAGAAACATCAAGTTCAACAAGTCATATCTGATGTAGAGACTGCATATTCTAATGCCATCGCTAAATTTAAAGCCTCGCAAACAGACATTTTATTAGCCAAACAAAAGAAAATCCTTTCTAAACAAGTTCTCGACGTTTCATATCAGAAATATAAACAGGGAAAAATTGTAGTGAATGATCTTCTTCAATCTCAGGAAAAACTACTAGAGAATAACGTCATATATACCCAAAAAGAATTTGAGTTGCAGACTGCCAAACTGGAGGTCTTATACTATGAAGGACGAATTACTGAAATCACTCAATTATAG
- a CDS encoding multidrug efflux MFS transporter, producing MIQETKTNSGKIGWHTIILVATVTFSALLEIIDATVVNVATPNIMGNLGATLDQIGWATNAYSIANLLTVIIAPWMANKVGRRNYMVGSMLIFTIGSLFCGNATNIWELIFFRFIQGAGGGAFLVTGQTIVIESFPKEKLQMANAIFTMGLILGPALGPVLGGFLTETLSWPYIFYINIPLGIIAAIALYLLVEDSPYRDKKAKLDMKQYAVLSLFIISLITVLENGDREDWFAEPYIRILFFVSIISFVYYTYIASRSKYPVINFHLFKDRNFMVFNIVNILSAIGMYSSTFSAPIFTQQILGYSPLQNALLILPATMVTLFLTPLVGKIPKKMSFLIIANLLCSVFMMSFSVLFFQTTPSISGHSITWIYVVRSIGFALMFSPLNTLTFMNIDRKYISDASSTYSTIRKLSQTMGVALTATFISHRLPVKEQQIGSMIQPSSFGYQYHLQQLTDKIHSLGTPLSEASQKAYNIIHNNYMDQVTFAGYRDAYAITFVTFLISIIIVIVFALISKKKSIS from the coding sequence ATGATTCAAGAGACCAAAACAAACTCAGGTAAAATAGGATGGCATACCATCATCCTTGTTGCCACCGTCACATTCAGTGCACTTCTAGAGATTATAGATGCAACAGTAGTAAATGTAGCCACCCCGAATATAATGGGAAACTTAGGTGCTACACTTGATCAAATTGGCTGGGCAACAAATGCTTACTCTATTGCCAATCTACTAACTGTGATTATTGCCCCTTGGATGGCAAATAAGGTTGGGAGACGCAACTATATGGTTGGATCAATGTTAATATTTACCATTGGCTCACTTTTCTGCGGTAATGCAACCAATATCTGGGAACTCATTTTCTTCCGTTTTATTCAAGGAGCAGGAGGTGGAGCATTTCTTGTTACAGGTCAAACGATAGTTATAGAATCTTTTCCCAAAGAGAAGCTTCAAATGGCAAATGCAATCTTCACAATGGGACTTATTTTAGGCCCTGCATTAGGTCCTGTTTTAGGTGGGTTTTTAACAGAAACACTATCGTGGCCATATATCTTTTACATCAATATCCCATTAGGAATTATCGCCGCGATAGCACTATATCTTCTTGTTGAAGATAGTCCCTACAGAGATAAAAAGGCCAAATTAGATATGAAACAATATGCTGTTCTTTCGTTATTCATCATCTCTCTGATTACCGTTTTAGAGAATGGTGATCGCGAAGATTGGTTTGCAGAACCCTATATACGAATACTGTTTTTTGTGTCTATTATTTCATTTGTATACTATACCTATATTGCATCAAGATCCAAATACCCTGTAATTAATTTTCATCTGTTTAAGGATCGAAATTTCATGGTCTTCAACATTGTCAATATACTATCGGCCATTGGAATGTATTCAAGTACATTCTCAGCTCCAATATTTACACAACAGATATTAGGTTATTCCCCTCTTCAAAATGCATTACTAATCCTTCCTGCTACTATGGTCACCCTATTTTTGACACCATTAGTGGGAAAGATCCCCAAGAAAATGTCCTTTCTGATCATCGCTAATCTTCTGTGTTCTGTGTTTATGATGTCGTTCTCTGTTCTGTTTTTTCAAACAACACCATCTATCTCTGGTCATAGTATCACTTGGATATATGTCGTTCGTAGTATCGGTTTTGCATTGATGTTTTCCCCTTTGAATACTCTTACCTTTATGAACATCGATAGGAAATACATTTCAGATGCATCAAGTACCTATAGTACGATTCGAAAACTAAGTCAAACAATGGGAGTCGCATTAACTGCTACATTTATATCACATAGACTACCAGTCAAAGAACAACAGATCGGATCTATGATCCAGCCGTCTAGTTTTGGATACCAGTATCATCTACAACAGTTAACAGACAAGATTCATTCATTGGGAACACCTCTGTCAGAAGCAAGTCAAAAAGCTTACAATATTATCCACAATAACTATATGGATCAAGTGACATTTGCTGGTTATCGTGATGCTTATGCCATCACTTTCGTCACATTCTTAATTTCTATAATAATCGTTATTGTCTTTGCATTAATCAGTAAGAAAAAAAGTATATCCTAA